One Clostridium novyi NT genomic window carries:
- a CDS encoding ABC transporter permease subunit, with protein sequence MNNNFKDIVMKYKALLGFLVLCVVMAILSPRFLTVPNIKNVLTQVSVNAIIAIGMTFVILTGGIDLSVGSTLAISGAVAATLIKANCSIFVAIIVAIIVGIIVGLVNGVVIAKGKIQAFIATLATMTVFRGVTQVYTNGTPVSKLGEAFGKIGNTEIIGIPLPVVITIAVFLVAFYVLNETRCGRYIYALGGNEDSARLSGINTTKMKMLVYVISGVTAAISGVVVTSRIGSASAIAGTGYELDAIAAVVLGGTSLAGGEGSIAGTIIGALIIGVLNNGLNLLNVSPYYQLIVKGLVILLAVMVDRKVNKK encoded by the coding sequence ATGAATAATAATTTTAAAGATATAGTTATGAAATATAAGGCATTATTAGGATTTTTAGTTCTATGTGTTGTAATGGCTATCTTATCTCCAAGATTCTTAACAGTGCCAAACATAAAAAATGTACTTACTCAAGTATCTGTTAATGCAATTATTGCAATTGGAATGACCTTTGTAATATTAACAGGAGGAATAGATCTATCAGTTGGATCAACCCTTGCAATAAGTGGTGCTGTAGCGGCAACTTTAATTAAGGCAAACTGTAGTATATTTGTTGCCATTATAGTGGCTATAATAGTTGGAATAATTGTGGGATTAGTTAATGGAGTAGTTATTGCAAAAGGAAAAATTCAAGCTTTTATTGCAACACTTGCAACAATGACTGTATTTAGAGGAGTTACTCAAGTTTATACAAATGGTACACCAGTATCAAAGCTTGGAGAGGCTTTTGGAAAAATAGGTAATACAGAGATTATAGGAATACCACTACCAGTAGTTATTACTATAGCAGTTTTCTTGGTAGCATTTTATGTATTGAATGAAACAAGATGTGGAAGATATATATATGCTTTAGGTGGAAATGAAGATTCAGCTAGATTATCAGGAATAAATACAACTAAAATGAAGATGTTAGTTTATGTAATATCTGGTGTAACAGCTGCAATAAGTGGAGTTGTAGTAACAAGTAGAATAGGATCTGCATCTGCAATAGCAGGAACAGGATATGAACTAGATGCGATTGCTGCTGTAGTTCTTGGTGGTACAAGCCTTGCTGGCGGAGAAGGAAGTATAGCAGGAACAATAATAGGTGCATTAATTATAGGAGTTTTAAACAATGGATTAAATTTATTAAATGTATCACCATATTATCAATTAATAGTAAAAGGACTTGTAATTTTATTAGCAGTTATGGTTGATAGAAAAGTAAACAAAAAATAA
- a CDS encoding sugar ABC transporter ATP-binding protein gives MDKRQPMLKMQGISKSFGTVKALQNINIEAYGGEVLALLGENGAGKSTLMKILSGVYTKDTGKIFIEGEEVFPHNIKEAEKLGVSIIHQELSVLPNLTVAENIFLGNEKFSKFTRRINKSIINERSALFLEQIGCKVNPNTLVKDVNVGDRQMIEIAKALTKNSRIIIMDEPTTALTDVETKKLFEVIERLKEKGIAIIYISHRMEELFAICDRVTVLRDGQYVGDVKTSEIDQDGLIAMMVGRKLEDQFPYKKVKSGKTLLKVENLQYKNKVNNVTFDIKSGEILGIGGLMGSGRTELAKTIFGEYKKDSGNMFMEGVKVNINSPKEGIKNGICYVSEDRKGEGLILDMTVGENMSLSNLSAYENSFKKIDRKKEKEDIKEYIKKLSVKTPSEGQLIKKLSGGNQQKAILAKWIMLSPKVLIIDEPTKGIDVGAKKEIYEVLNELKSDGKAIIMISSDMPEVLGISDRILVMHEGKISGELSREEANQETIMAYAVGRHK, from the coding sequence ATGGATAAGAGACAACCTATGCTAAAAATGCAAGGTATATCAAAATCATTTGGAACAGTAAAAGCGCTACAAAATATAAATATTGAAGCTTATGGTGGAGAGGTATTAGCTTTACTTGGAGAAAATGGAGCTGGAAAGTCCACATTAATGAAAATACTTAGTGGGGTTTACACAAAAGATACAGGAAAGATTTTTATAGAAGGAGAAGAAGTTTTTCCGCATAATATTAAGGAAGCAGAAAAACTTGGAGTTTCAATTATACACCAAGAGTTAAGTGTGTTACCTAACTTAACTGTAGCTGAAAATATATTTTTAGGAAATGAAAAGTTTAGTAAGTTTACAAGAAGAATAAATAAATCAATAATTAATGAAAGAAGTGCTTTGTTTTTAGAACAAATAGGTTGCAAGGTTAATCCAAATACATTAGTTAAAGATGTAAATGTAGGGGATAGGCAAATGATCGAAATTGCAAAAGCTTTAACTAAAAATTCTAGAATAATAATTATGGATGAGCCTACAACAGCACTTACAGATGTGGAAACAAAAAAATTATTTGAAGTTATAGAAAGACTAAAAGAAAAAGGAATAGCAATTATATATATTTCACATAGAATGGAAGAACTTTTTGCTATTTGTGATAGAGTAACTGTTTTAAGAGATGGACAGTACGTGGGTGATGTAAAAACTTCGGAAATAGACCAAGATGGATTAATAGCCATGATGGTTGGTAGAAAATTAGAAGATCAATTTCCATATAAAAAGGTTAAAAGCGGAAAAACACTATTAAAGGTGGAAAATCTTCAATATAAAAATAAAGTAAATAATGTGACTTTTGATATAAAGAGTGGAGAAATACTTGGAATTGGAGGGCTTATGGGATCAGGAAGAACCGAACTTGCAAAAACTATCTTTGGAGAATATAAAAAAGATTCAGGAAACATGTTTATGGAGGGTGTAAAGGTTAACATAAATTCTCCTAAAGAGGGAATAAAAAATGGAATATGCTATGTTTCTGAAGATAGAAAAGGTGAAGGACTAATATTAGATATGACTGTAGGGGAAAATATGAGTCTTTCAAATTTATCAGCATATGAAAATTCATTTAAAAAGATAGACAGAAAAAAAGAAAAAGAAGATATAAAAGAATATATTAAAAAGTTATCCGTTAAAACTCCAAGTGAGGGACAACTTATAAAAAAATTAAGTGGGGGAAATCAGCAAAAGGCAATACTTGCAAAATGGATTATGTTATCTCCTAAAGTGCTAATAATAGACGAACCAACTAAAGGAATTGATGTTGGAGCTAAAAAAGAAATATATGAAGTCTTAAATGAACTAAAAAGTGATGGAAAAGCTATAATAATGATTTCATCAGATATGCCTGAAGTTTTAGGAATAAGCGATAGAATACTTGTTATGCATGAAGGAAAGATAAGTGGGGAATTATCAAGGGAAGAAGCAAATCAAGAAACTATAATGGCATATGCTGTAGGTAGACACAAATAA
- the rbsD gene encoding D-ribose pyranase, which yields MKKTPLLNSSICEVVSKMGHTDMIAIGDSGLPIPDDTKRIDLALIKGVPTFMQTLKAVLLEQQVEEVIIAHETKEVSPETFENIKKEIGDVKITFISHEELKKELSNCKAVIRTGEQTPYANIILKSGVVF from the coding sequence ATGAAAAAGACGCCATTATTAAATAGTAGCATATGTGAAGTTGTTTCAAAAATGGGACATACTGATATGATAGCAATTGGAGATTCGGGACTTCCAATTCCTGATGATACAAAAAGAATAGATTTAGCTTTAATAAAGGGAGTACCAACATTTATGCAAACTCTTAAAGCTGTTTTATTAGAACAACAAGTGGAAGAAGTTATAATTGCTCATGAAACAAAAGAAGTTAGTCCAGAAACTTTTGAAAACATAAAAAAAGAAATTGGTGATGTAAAAATAACATTTATATCTCACGAGGAATTGAAAAAAGAATTATCCAATTGTAAAGCAGTAATAAGAACTGGCGAACAAACTCCTTATGCCAATATTATATTAAAATCTGGAGTAGTATTTTAG